The Naumannella cuiyingiana DNA window GGACGCCAGTGGTGGGCCGATCCGATCAACGAACTCCGGGCCCGGGTGACGGCGACATAGGCGAGCCGGTCCTCGGACCGGCGCTGGCCCGCACGCAGTTCGGCGGCGTACTCCCCCATCGCCTGCTTCGTCGGTTCGGTGAGTTGCGGGATCGACGCGGCGTCACCGCGCAGGTCCGCGGGCAGCACCGCGGCGGACCGCAGCCAGTTCCCGGTGACCCGGTCGCTGGGGAACACATCGTCGACCAGCCCCGGCAGGAAGACCAGCTCCCACTCCAGACCCTTGGCCTTGTGCACGGTGAGCAGCTTCACCGAGTCGGCGCCGGACGGCACCGCCTGGTCCAGGCCGGTGCCGGTGTCGATCTCGGCCCGCAGCCACGCCAGCAGACCCGACAACGACGCATCGCCGTCGACATCGACATAGCTCGCGACGGCGTCCAGGAAGGCGCCGAGCTGGTCGCGTCGGCCGGATCGCGCGAGATCGGGATCGGCGCCCAGCTCGACGTCCAGGCCGAGGGTGCGGATCACCCGCCGGGTCAGGTCGAGCACCGGTTCGCCGGTGTGGGCCCGCAGCGCCGCGAGCTCGGCCGCCAGGCGGGCGAGCCGTTCCCGGGCCGGCGCCGAGAGCGGCGCGTGGCCCGGGTCGTGCACGGCATCGAGCAGGGAGACGGTCTCGGCGGGATCGGTCCCCCCGACCGCCTGCTCCAGTGCCGCGGCAAGATCATCGGCATCGGACTCGCCGGCCGGTCGCGCCCCGGCCAGCTCCCGTGCCCGCTCGCCGAGCACCGCGAGGTCGCTCGGACCGATCTGCCAGCGCGGGCCGGTGAGCAGCCGGATCAGTTCCGGATTCGCCGTGACGTCGTCGAGCACGGCCAAGGTGGCGATCACGTCGGCGATCTCCGGCAGCTCGAGCAGGCCGCCCAGGCCGACGATCTCGGCCGGCACGTCACGATCGCACAGCGCCGCATAGACCACGGCGATGTCGGCATTGCGGCGCGCCAGCACGGCGATGTCGGACCAGCGCAGCACCCGGGCGCCGGCGCGGGCGCGGGCGATCCGGTCGGCGATCCACGCGACCTCGTCGGGCCAGGTGGGCAGCACCGCGGCGCCGACCGAGCCCGGCGCGGTGTCCTGCGGCGCGCGGAGCTCGGTGTCGGACAGGTCGGTGCCGGTGTGGGGATCTGCCCGCAGCGGGATCGCCAGGGCATTGGCCACGTCGAGGATGGCCGGGCCGCTGCGCCGATTCACGGTCAGGGTGAACCGCTGCGCCCGGTCGCCGTCGGCGGACGGGAAGTCCTCGGCGAAGGAGATGATGTTGGACGCCGCCGCGCCGCGCCAGCCGTAGATCGCCTGGAACGGATCGCCGACCGCCGTCACCGGGTGGCCCCGGCCCGCGGCCGGGTCGGGGCCGGAGAACAGACCGCGCAGCATCAACGCCTGGGCCGCCGAGGTGTCCTGGTACTCGTCGAGCAGCACGACCCGGTACGCCGAGCGCAGCGCCGCGGAGACGGCCGGCACCTCGCGGGCGAGCCGGGCGGCGGTGGCCATCTGGTCGGCGAACTCGACCAGCCCGCGGCGCTGCTTCAGGTCGGCGTACTCACCGGCCAGGCTGGCCAGTTCGAGCCGCTCGGCCAGCACCGCCTCCGCCCTGCTGACGTCGGCATAGGGCTTGCCGCGCCATTGCGGCGCCTGCGCGAATGCCACCCGGTGCTCGCGCGCGTGCCGATCCAGCTCGCCGATCGCGACCAGGTGCGAGGACAGCTCGGCGTCGAGCTGCAACACGCGCTCGGTCACGGTGCGCGGCTGCAGCCTGGAGATGGACTCGAACGGCCCCGCGGCCGCCGCCACCACCCGCGACGCCAGCCGGAACCGCGACGCGCCGGTGATCATCAGCGGCTCCGCCTCGTGGCCGATCCGCAGCCCGTGCTCGCTGATCAGCCGCTGGGCGAAGGCGTCATAGGTCATGATCACCTGCTCACCGGCCTCGTCGACGCCGCGCTCGTCCACCACCCCGGCGGCGTCCAGCGCCCGCCGCACGCGGTGGGACAACTCGGCGGCGGCCTTGCGGGTGAAGGTGAGGCCGAGCACCTGCGCCGGGCGTACCTGACCGGTGCCGACGAGCCAGACCACCCGGGCCGCCATCACGGTCGTCTTGCCCGAACCGGCGCCGGCGATGATCACGCCGGGCTCCAGCGGCGCGGTGATGGCGGCCAGTTGTTCGTCGGAGAACGAGATGCCGAGCAGCTCGCCGACCTGTTCGGGCCGGTCGATCGCGCTCATGCGACCACCCGCGAGCCCGCGGCCAGAGCGGGGCAGCTACCGGCGAACGGGCAGTGCCGGCAGCCATCGCCGCGGCGCGCGGGAAAGCTCTCGGCGCGGGCGATGCCGGCGGCCTCGGCGACCCGGGCATGCACCCAGGTCGGCTGGGCCGGCGAGCCGGCCTCGGACTCCGCGGGATGCGGCACCTCGTCCAGGGACGGCTGGACGACCGAGACGGGCCAGGGCTGGTCGACCTTGGCGGCCTGCACCCGCAGGAAGACCAGCTCCCCGCCCGCGACCCTCCGCACGCCCGGCGCCCGGCGCTCGAATGCCCCGGCCGCGGCCGCCAACTGGTAGACCCCCAGTTGATCATGGACGGCGGCCTCGGCCGCGCCGATCGCGCTGCGGGAGGTCTTGTAGTCGACCAGGTACAGCCGGCCGTCGGCGGTCAGCTCCAGCCGGTCCACCCGGCCGCGCAGGCGCACCGGCTCCGCTCCCGCCAACTGCACCGTGGTGTCGAAGCCGATCTCGGTCCCGACCAGGGTGCGGTGCCCACGCGCCTCGACCCAGCCGGCCCACCGCTGCACCGCCGCCTCCGCCTCGGCGCGCTCGCTCGCCGACAGCCAGTGCGCGTCGAACGACAGTCGGTCCCACACGGCGTCGAGCTCGCCCAGCCGGCCGCGCGCGGCCGCACCGTCGGCGGAGTGTTCGATCAGCGCGTGCACGACCGAGCCGAAGAGCGCCGCATTGCCGTGCGGGCGTTCGCCGCGCGCGCGGCGGGCCAGGAACCAGCGCCGCGGACAGTCGAGCGCTGCCCCGATCTCGGAGCTGGACAGCACGAGCGGGCCGTCGTCGGCCCGGGGGGCGCCGGTCGTCGCCTCGTCCATCCCCCACCAGCTCGCCGGGTCCGCCATCGGCACCAGCGGCCGGCCGGCGTCGTCGCAGGCCTCCGCGAGCCGGGCCAGGCGCTGCGCCGCCGCATCGCGCACGGCCGGTGGCTCGGCCGGATCGACGCTGACCCGGCGCAGCTCGGCGACGAGCGAGCCGAGATTGAGCGGCCGGGCCGGTCGGCCGGCCAGCTCCCGGACCGGTACGCCGAGCTCGGCCAGGAATCGCGACGGCTGATCGCCCTCGCCCTCGGTGCCGGCCACGGCGGTCACGACCAACCGTCGCGCGGCCCGGCTGCAGGCCACCAGGAACAGCCGCCGCTCCGCCGCGAGCCGAGCGCTGCCCGGCTCGGGCTCGAGCAGTCCCGCGGGACCGAGCCTGGTCGGCTCGAGCAGCGAGTCGCGCCCGCGGAGGTCGGGCCACAGCCCCTCCTGCACCCCGGCGACGACCACCAGCGGCCACTGGAGGCCCTTGGCCCGGTGGGCGGTCAGCAGCCGGACCGCGGCACCGCGCACGGCCGCCTCGCGCTGGGTGTCGGCCGGGATCTGCTGTGCCTCCACCTCGGCGAGGAAACCCGCCAGGCCCCGCGCGCCGGAGACCTCCGCCGCCCGACCGGCGACGTCGAACAACGCGACCACCGCGTCCAGGTCGCGATTGGCCCGCCGGGCGGACTCGCCGCCGCCCAGCGCCTCGGTGCGCAACCGCTGCGGCCAATCGGTGCCGGACCACAGCGCCCAGACGACGTCCTCGGCCGGCCCGGCGGCCGCGGCGCGCCGCGCATCGGCCAGCAACCCGGCCAGGTCGCGGGCCGCCCGGACCTCGGGCCCGTCGGACAGCGCATCGAGTCGCTCGGGCTCGGCCAGTGCTCGGTGCACGAGATCGGCCGACGGCGCCGGCAACACCGCCTCGCCCAGCTCCGCCCGCTCGGCGGCGCGCAGGGCGCGCCCCAGCCGCCGGACGCCGAGGCTGTCCAGCCCGCCCAGCGGGGAGACCAGCAGGCGATGCGCCTGGTCGGCATCGGGTACGCCGCCCGCGGCGACGACCTGGCAGCCGAGCAGCAGCGGGCGGACCGCCGGCTCGGCGGCCAGCGGGATCTCGTCGCCGGCCACCTCGATCGGTACGCCGGCGGCCAGCAGGGCCCGGCCGAGCGGCGGAATGCCCCGGCGCCCGGAGCGGACCAGCACCGCCATCTCCGACCAGTCCAGACCGTCGCGCAGGTGGGCCGAGCGGAGCAGATCGGCGATGTGCTCGGCCTCGGCGCTCGGCGAGGCGCAGGTATGCACCTCCACCCGGTCGTTGACCTGGTCGGGCGCCGGCTCGCGCAGGGCGGCATGGACCGGCGGCGGCAGCGGGCGGGCCAGCGGCAGCCGGCGCGCGACGCCGGCGAGGGCGGCGGCGATCCGGGCGCCGTGGCGATGTCCGGTGCCGAGCGCCAGGATCGGCGCCGGCGTACCGTCCGGATCGGCGAAGTCGACGCCGAAGTCGAGGATTCCGCGGCTGTGTGCCCCGCGGAAGGCGAACACCGACTGGTCGGGATCGCCGAAGGCGACCACATTGCGCCGCTCCCCGGCGAGTGCGCGCAGCAGCCTGATCTGGGCCGGGTCGGTGTCTTGGTACTCATCGACCAGGATCTGGCCGAACTCGCGGGCGAACGCCTCCCGGACGGCCGGATCGGCGAGCAGGATCCGGCTGCGGTGCACCAGCTCGGCGTAGTCGAGGACACCCTCGGCATCCAGCACGTCCAGATACTCGGCCATGAAGGCGCCGGCGGCCGACCAGTCGGCGCGGTCGGCGCGGCGGCCCAGGCCGGCCAGATCGTCGGGGTCCAGGCCGAGCTGTCGCGCCCGCGCCAGCACGTCACGGACCTGCCCGGCGAATGCCCGCGTCGGCAGCGCCGCGGCGAGTTCGGCCGGCCAGCCGGCGGCGACGCCCGGGCCGGACAGCAGTTCGCGGACGCGGAACTCCTGTTCGGGGGCGGTCAGCAGCCGCGGCATCGCGTCATCGGGACCGAAGCGGCGGACCAGGGCGTGCGCCAGCCCGTGGAAGGTGAGCACCCGCGGGATGGCGCCGGGCCGGTCCAGCCGCCGCGCGATCCGGTCGCGCAGGGCGCCGGCCGCGCGCCGGGAGAAGGTCAGCACGAGGATCGATCCAGGATCGGCGCCGTCGTCCACCCGGGCCGCCACCGACTCGACCAGCGTGGTGGTCTTGCCGGTGCCCGGGCCAGCGAGCACCAGCAGCGGCCCGGTGGCGTGCTCGACGACCCGGCGCTGGTCGGGATCCAGCTCGGGTCGGGGCTCGCGCGCCACCACCGGGGGCAGCAGTCGCCACGCCGGCCCGGCCCGATTCTCACTCACGCACCCATCCAAGCACCCGCGTCTGACAGCGCCCGCGCGAGCCAACAGGAGATTTACCGACAAAATGCCGGACTTCGGTTCCCAAGCCGGACGACATGTGACAGTGTGTGTCGAGCCACGAGACGTGGGGTGGGGAGAGCGAGTTTCCACGTTCCTGTGCCGGGGGGCACGCGTTTCGGCGGTGGTTAGGAGTGCGCGCCCGCGCCCTTCGCAGTATCAGCAAGGAGAGAAGTTTCATGGCACAAGGAACCGTCAAGTGGTTCAACGCCGAAAAGGGGTATGGGTTCATCGCCATCGATGGCGGCGGCCCGGATGTTTTCGTGCACTACACCGCCATCGACTCGAGCGGCTTCCGCACGCTCGACGAGGGCCAGCGCGTCGAGTTCGAGACCAAGCAGGGTGACAAGGGGCCGCAGGCTGACGCGG harbors:
- a CDS encoding UvrD-helicase domain-containing protein, coding for MSAIDRPEQVGELLGISFSDEQLAAITAPLEPGVIIAGAGSGKTTVMAARVVWLVGTGQVRPAQVLGLTFTRKAAAELSHRVRRALDAAGVVDERGVDEAGEQVIMTYDAFAQRLISEHGLRIGHEAEPLMITGASRFRLASRVVAAAAGPFESISRLQPRTVTERVLQLDAELSSHLVAIGELDRHAREHRVAFAQAPQWRGKPYADVSRAEAVLAERLELASLAGEYADLKQRRGLVEFADQMATAARLAREVPAVSAALRSAYRVVLLDEYQDTSAAQALMLRGLFSGPDPAAGRGHPVTAVGDPFQAIYGWRGAAASNIISFAEDFPSADGDRAQRFTLTVNRRSGPAILDVANALAIPLRADPHTGTDLSDTELRAPQDTAPGSVGAAVLPTWPDEVAWIADRIARARAGARVLRWSDIAVLARRNADIAVVYAALCDRDVPAEIVGLGGLLELPEIADVIATLAVLDDVTANPELIRLLTGPRWQIGPSDLAVLGERARELAGARPAGESDADDLAAALEQAVGGTDPAETVSLLDAVHDPGHAPLSAPARERLARLAAELAALRAHTGEPVLDLTRRVIRTLGLDVELGADPDLARSGRRDQLGAFLDAVASYVDVDGDASLSGLLAWLRAEIDTGTGLDQAVPSGADSVKLLTVHKAKGLEWELVFLPGLVDDVFPSDRVTGNWLRSAAVLPADLRGDAASIPQLTEPTKQAMGEYAAELRAGQRRSEDRLAYVAVTRARSSLIGSAHHWRPQTKKPRRPSAYFAAIRDQAVRQGRLHSDAPPPAPGEENPLDRPDRAVAWPAPLDPDKLRRRREAAEAVERARRATASGAPAREHLPVDAEPLLLDAEPLLLDAEARLAEWDADIDQLLAEARAARRGTRAVPAPAGISVTGLLRAHAEPESFAAELARPMPRPPSATARFGTRFHRWVERFAARRHQAQPPLLDDDPDGLAELIDNAELARLAERFATGRFADRAPLALEQPFGLLLADRVIRGRIDAVYAADPPPGDDRPRWLVVDWKTGDRDATDPYQLALYRLAWAELQGVEVESVEAGFYFVRTDRLLRPVGLPDRAELERIFGGSRGSGSRG
- a CDS encoding UvrD-helicase domain-containing protein encodes the protein MSENRAGPAWRLLPPVVAREPRPELDPDQRRVVEHATGPLLVLAGPGTGKTTTLVESVAARVDDGADPGSILVLTFSRRAAGALRDRIARRLDRPGAIPRVLTFHGLAHALVRRFGPDDAMPRLLTAPEQEFRVRELLSGPGVAAGWPAELAAALPTRAFAGQVRDVLARARQLGLDPDDLAGLGRRADRADWSAAGAFMAEYLDVLDAEGVLDYAELVHRSRILLADPAVREAFAREFGQILVDEYQDTDPAQIRLLRALAGERRNVVAFGDPDQSVFAFRGAHSRGILDFGVDFADPDGTPAPILALGTGHRHGARIAAALAGVARRLPLARPLPPPVHAALREPAPDQVNDRVEVHTCASPSAEAEHIADLLRSAHLRDGLDWSEMAVLVRSGRRGIPPLGRALLAAGVPIEVAGDEIPLAAEPAVRPLLLGCQVVAAGGVPDADQAHRLLVSPLGGLDSLGVRRLGRALRAAERAELGEAVLPAPSADLVHRALAEPERLDALSDGPEVRAARDLAGLLADARRAAAAGPAEDVVWALWSGTDWPQRLRTEALGGGESARRANRDLDAVVALFDVAGRAAEVSGARGLAGFLAEVEAQQIPADTQREAAVRGAAVRLLTAHRAKGLQWPLVVVAGVQEGLWPDLRGRDSLLEPTRLGPAGLLEPEPGSARLAAERRLFLVACSRAARRLVVTAVAGTEGEGDQPSRFLAELGVPVRELAGRPARPLNLGSLVAELRRVSVDPAEPPAVRDAAAQRLARLAEACDDAGRPLVPMADPASWWGMDEATTGAPRADDGPLVLSSSEIGAALDCPRRWFLARRARGERPHGNAALFGSVVHALIEHSADGAAARGRLGELDAVWDRLSFDAHWLSASERAEAEAAVQRWAGWVEARGHRTLVGTEIGFDTTVQLAGAEPVRLRGRVDRLELTADGRLYLVDYKTSRSAIGAAEAAVHDQLGVYQLAAAAGAFERRAPGVRRVAGGELVFLRVQAAKVDQPWPVSVVQPSLDEVPHPAESEAGSPAQPTWVHARVAEAAGIARAESFPARRGDGCRHCPFAGSCPALAAGSRVVA
- a CDS encoding cold-shock protein yields the protein MAQGTVKWFNAEKGYGFIAIDGGGPDVFVHYTAIDSSGFRTLDEGQRVEFETKQGDKGPQADAVRLV